A window of the Cicer arietinum cultivar CDC Frontier isolate Library 1 chromosome 6, Cicar.CDCFrontier_v2.0, whole genome shotgun sequence genome harbors these coding sequences:
- the LOC101506552 gene encoding BEL1-like homeodomain protein 1 isoform X2 translates to MNPNYVPYSHSPHTQNMLFNATTNNSSSHHALDLVKSPHAPSFTLPSISNFHGSNTADTPTQHYELSGFHALASAANATSRSHYNLWGSGNLIPDQSVTATTTNSVVVAVTTTAAAEFPPQIDFHMPIYQRSLSLSLSSNQTPYRSVSGEVEVCPSSRGGGISSMHGVFLGSKYLKAAQELLDEFVNVDKGIYKGENSNNNNKEKKKTNVEWSSSGDGGKLQVGELSTAQRQELQMKKSKLVSMLDEVELRYRQYHHEMQVVTSSFEQAAGYGASKSYTSLALKTISKQFRSLKDAICSQIKRTSKSLGEDDCLGVKVEGSSRLRFVDHHLRQQRALQQLGMIQNNAWRPQRGLPERAVSVLRAWLFEHFLHPYPKDSDKVMLARQTGLTRSQVSNWFINARVRLWKPMVEEMYLEEIKDQEHNNDNTNRSKESSKELDQNNVLHSKTEIFNNQNTSQKEISNNSNNSLSTSPIGGGTFRESNNTKFEVEIEGNHYKDGYSLMTENENHINGGDFGSFSMDNIGRFNVSDQQLAPKCHGNGVSLTLGLPHNENVSLSSTQHGFLSQNIHLGGRINEMGGNENEFCAINNNNESVDIQNRKRFAAQLLRNFVV, encoded by the exons ATGAATCCAAACTACGTACCTTACTCTCATTCGCCACACACACAAAACATGCTTTTCAACGCTACCACTAATAATTCATCTTCTCACCACGCGCTTGATTTGGTCAAATCACCTCACGCGCCTTCGTTTACACTTCCTTCAATTTCTAACTTTCATGGATCCAACACCGCCGACACTCCCACACAACACTATGAGCTTTCCGGCTTCCACGCGCTTGCCTCTGCGGCAAACGCAACTTCCCGTTCCCACTATAATTTGTGGGGATCAGGTAATTTGATACCTGATCAATCTGTTACAGCGACAACAACTAATAGTGTTGTTGTCGCTGTGACAACAACTGCTGCGGCGGAATTTCCGCCGCAAATTGATTTTCATATGCCAATTTATCAACGTAGTTTGTCTCTGAGTCTCTCGTCAAACCAAACGCCTTATCGGTCAGTCTCCGGGGAGGTTGAGGTGTGTCCGAGTAGCCGTGGCGGTGGGATTTCGAGCATGCACGGTGTTTTTCTGGGGTCGAAGTATTTGAAAGCGGCGCAGGAGCTTCTTGATGAATTTGTGAATGTGGATAAGGGAATCTACAAAGGAGAAAAtagtaataacaataataaagagaagaagaaaacgAATGTTGAATGGAGTTCAAGTGGTGATGGAGGAAAGTTACAAGTAGGTGAATTAAGCACTGCACAGAGACAAGAACTTCAGATGAAGAAGTCCAAACTTGTTAGCATGCTCGATGAG GTAGAACTAAGGTACAGACAATACCACCATGAAATGCAAGTTGTGACATCATCATTTGAGCAAGCAGCAGGATATGGAGCTTCAAAATCATACACATCACTTGCCTTAAAGACAATCTCAAAGCAATTTAGAAGTCTTAAAGATGCAATATGTTCACAAATAAAGAGAACTAGCAAGAGTTTAGGTGAAGATGATTGCTTAGGAGTTAAGGTAGAAGGTTCTTCTAGGTTAAGGTTTGTCGATCACCATCTCCGACAACAACGGGCATTACAACAACTTGGAATGATCCAGAACAATGCTTGGAGGCCTCAACGAGGTTTGCCTGAACGAGCTGTTTCTGTTCTACGTGCTTGGCTTTTTGAGCATTTCTTGCATCC CTATCCCAAGGACTCCGATAAGGTTATGCTTGCAAGACAAACTGGACTTACAAGGAGTCAG GTGTCTAACTGGTTTATAAATGCTCGAGTTCGGTTATGGAAACCAATGGTTGAAGAAATGTACTTGGAAGAAATCAAGGATCAAGAGCACAATAATGATAACACAAATAGATCAAAAGAATCAAGTAAAGAACTTGATCAAAATAACGTTCTTCATTCAAAAACAGAAATCTTCAACAACCAAAACACTTCTCAAAAAGAgatttcaaataattccaatAATTCATTGTCAACATCTCCAATAGGAGGAGGAACATTTAGAGAATCCAACAACACAAAGTTTGAGGTTGAAATTGAAGGGAATCATTACAAAGATGGATACTCTTTAATGACTGAAAATGAAAACCATATTAATGGTGGTGATTTTGGATCATTCTCAATGGATAATATTGGAAGGTTTAATGTTAGTGATCAACAATTGGCTCCTAAGTGTCATGGAAATGGTGTTTCTTTAACTCTTGGACTACCTCATAATGAGAATGTCTCTCTCTCTTCAACACAACATGGATTTCTCTCTCAAAATATACATTTGGGAGGGAGGATTAATGAAATGGGTGGCAATGAAAATGAGTTTTGTGCAATCAACAATAATAATGAGAGTGTTGATATTCAAAACAGAAAGAGGTTTGCTGCTCAATTATTGAGAAATTTTGTTGTCTAA
- the LOC101506552 gene encoding BEL1-like homeodomain protein 1 isoform X1 yields MYFHCNNNSSEFQPSAEGLQTLYLMNPNYVPYSHSPHTQNMLFNATTNNSSSHHALDLVKSPHAPSFTLPSISNFHGSNTADTPTQHYELSGFHALASAANATSRSHYNLWGSGNLIPDQSVTATTTNSVVVAVTTTAAAEFPPQIDFHMPIYQRSLSLSLSSNQTPYRSVSGEVEVCPSSRGGGISSMHGVFLGSKYLKAAQELLDEFVNVDKGIYKGENSNNNNKEKKKTNVEWSSSGDGGKLQVGELSTAQRQELQMKKSKLVSMLDEVELRYRQYHHEMQVVTSSFEQAAGYGASKSYTSLALKTISKQFRSLKDAICSQIKRTSKSLGEDDCLGVKVEGSSRLRFVDHHLRQQRALQQLGMIQNNAWRPQRGLPERAVSVLRAWLFEHFLHPYPKDSDKVMLARQTGLTRSQVSNWFINARVRLWKPMVEEMYLEEIKDQEHNNDNTNRSKESSKELDQNNVLHSKTEIFNNQNTSQKEISNNSNNSLSTSPIGGGTFRESNNTKFEVEIEGNHYKDGYSLMTENENHINGGDFGSFSMDNIGRFNVSDQQLAPKCHGNGVSLTLGLPHNENVSLSSTQHGFLSQNIHLGGRINEMGGNENEFCAINNNNESVDIQNRKRFAAQLLRNFVV; encoded by the exons ATGTACTTTCATTGTAACAATAACAGTTCTGAATTCCAACCGTCGGCAGAAGGATTACAGACACTTTACCTTATGAATCCAAACTACGTACCTTACTCTCATTCGCCACACACACAAAACATGCTTTTCAACGCTACCACTAATAATTCATCTTCTCACCACGCGCTTGATTTGGTCAAATCACCTCACGCGCCTTCGTTTACACTTCCTTCAATTTCTAACTTTCATGGATCCAACACCGCCGACACTCCCACACAACACTATGAGCTTTCCGGCTTCCACGCGCTTGCCTCTGCGGCAAACGCAACTTCCCGTTCCCACTATAATTTGTGGGGATCAGGTAATTTGATACCTGATCAATCTGTTACAGCGACAACAACTAATAGTGTTGTTGTCGCTGTGACAACAACTGCTGCGGCGGAATTTCCGCCGCAAATTGATTTTCATATGCCAATTTATCAACGTAGTTTGTCTCTGAGTCTCTCGTCAAACCAAACGCCTTATCGGTCAGTCTCCGGGGAGGTTGAGGTGTGTCCGAGTAGCCGTGGCGGTGGGATTTCGAGCATGCACGGTGTTTTTCTGGGGTCGAAGTATTTGAAAGCGGCGCAGGAGCTTCTTGATGAATTTGTGAATGTGGATAAGGGAATCTACAAAGGAGAAAAtagtaataacaataataaagagaagaagaaaacgAATGTTGAATGGAGTTCAAGTGGTGATGGAGGAAAGTTACAAGTAGGTGAATTAAGCACTGCACAGAGACAAGAACTTCAGATGAAGAAGTCCAAACTTGTTAGCATGCTCGATGAG GTAGAACTAAGGTACAGACAATACCACCATGAAATGCAAGTTGTGACATCATCATTTGAGCAAGCAGCAGGATATGGAGCTTCAAAATCATACACATCACTTGCCTTAAAGACAATCTCAAAGCAATTTAGAAGTCTTAAAGATGCAATATGTTCACAAATAAAGAGAACTAGCAAGAGTTTAGGTGAAGATGATTGCTTAGGAGTTAAGGTAGAAGGTTCTTCTAGGTTAAGGTTTGTCGATCACCATCTCCGACAACAACGGGCATTACAACAACTTGGAATGATCCAGAACAATGCTTGGAGGCCTCAACGAGGTTTGCCTGAACGAGCTGTTTCTGTTCTACGTGCTTGGCTTTTTGAGCATTTCTTGCATCC CTATCCCAAGGACTCCGATAAGGTTATGCTTGCAAGACAAACTGGACTTACAAGGAGTCAG GTGTCTAACTGGTTTATAAATGCTCGAGTTCGGTTATGGAAACCAATGGTTGAAGAAATGTACTTGGAAGAAATCAAGGATCAAGAGCACAATAATGATAACACAAATAGATCAAAAGAATCAAGTAAAGAACTTGATCAAAATAACGTTCTTCATTCAAAAACAGAAATCTTCAACAACCAAAACACTTCTCAAAAAGAgatttcaaataattccaatAATTCATTGTCAACATCTCCAATAGGAGGAGGAACATTTAGAGAATCCAACAACACAAAGTTTGAGGTTGAAATTGAAGGGAATCATTACAAAGATGGATACTCTTTAATGACTGAAAATGAAAACCATATTAATGGTGGTGATTTTGGATCATTCTCAATGGATAATATTGGAAGGTTTAATGTTAGTGATCAACAATTGGCTCCTAAGTGTCATGGAAATGGTGTTTCTTTAACTCTTGGACTACCTCATAATGAGAATGTCTCTCTCTCTTCAACACAACATGGATTTCTCTCTCAAAATATACATTTGGGAGGGAGGATTAATGAAATGGGTGGCAATGAAAATGAGTTTTGTGCAATCAACAATAATAATGAGAGTGTTGATATTCAAAACAGAAAGAGGTTTGCTGCTCAATTATTGAGAAATTTTGTTGTCTAA